Proteins co-encoded in one Astyanax mexicanus isolate ESR-SI-001 chromosome 1, AstMex3_surface, whole genome shotgun sequence genomic window:
- the irf4l gene encoding interferon regulatory factor 4 codes for MSGLSGNGKLRQWLIEQVDGGRYAGLVWEDSGRTVFRIPWKHAGKQDYNRDEDAALFKAWALFKGKYREGIDKPDPPTWKTRLRCALNKSNDFEELVERSQLDTSDPYKVYRVIPEGNRRTSKPSDTSTTSPHSYPAHPPYTPLQSQVSNYISLAERAWRDLLPEQTHISDIHSAFSQNMYTPHWDNGYHISGSFYSCSAFDPAPSSLNLEQSLRSAEALALSDARLQVSVFSGDSLVREVTVFSVDGCRVAPYEGNQHYGGPELVLLPQTEGGELDGGVQIWMSPEGLCARRLCNARVYWEGAHAPYTDKPNKLERDQTSKLLDTQLLIEELQASFVQAHPLPRSQVLLYFEECHNTQRRPLTVQVEPLFARQILIICQQSSTNQMRSHELTPLLWDPLPHQQQDYLASSLHEPNGNTLQDWTPSTQSTGQGRLKRDSELSDYSLKTRLIT; via the exons ATGTCTGGGCTGAGCGGGAACGGTAAGCTGCGGCAGTGGCTGATCGAGCAGGTGGACGGGGGGCGGTATGCGGGGCTGGTGTGGGAGGACAGCGGCAGGACGGTGTTCCGCATCCCGTGGAAGCACGCCGGCAAGCAGGACTACAACCGGGACGAAGACGCCGCGCTATTTAAG GCCTGGGCGCTGTTTAAGGGGAAATACCGTGAGGGCATCGACAAGCCGGATCCTCCCACCTGGAAGACGCGCCTGCGCTGCGCGCTCAACAAGAGCAACGACTTCGAGGAGCTGGTGGAGAGGAGCCAGCTGGACACCTCTGACCCTTATAAAGTTTATCGGGTGATCCCAGAGGGAAACAGGAGAA CATCCAAACCCTCTGACACCTCCACCACCAGCCCTCACAGCTACCCAGCTCACCCGCCATACACACCGCTGCAgagccag GTGTCTAACTACATATCTCTGGCTGAGAGAGCTTGGAGAGACTTGCTGCCAGAGCAGACTCATATTTCGGATATACACTCTGCCTTTAGCCAAAACATGTACACTCCACACTGGGACAACG GTTACCATATCAGTGGCTCCTTCTATAGCTGCAGTGCCTTTGACCCTGCTCCATCCTCACTTAACTTAGAGCAGAGCTTACGATCAGCGGAGGCTCTCGCACTCTCAG ATGCCAGGCTGCAGGTTAGTGTGTTCAGTGGAGATTCTCTGGTCAGAGAAGTAACCGTTTTCAGTGTGGACGGCTGCAGAGTGGCTCCCTATGAGGGGAACCAGCATTACGGAGGCCCAGAGCTGGTGCTCCTCCCCCAGACTGAGGGTGGTGAGCTGGATGGTGGTGTTCAGATCTGGATGTCCCCGGAAGGCCTGTGTGCTCGGCGTCTCTGCAACGCCAGGGTCTACTGGGAGGGAGCACACGCCCCTTACACTGACAAGCCAAACAAACTGGAGCGAGACCAGACCAGCAAGCTTCTGGACACTCAGCTATTAATTGAAG agttgCAAGCCTCTTTTGTTCAGGCACATCCGCTGCCCCGAAGTCAGGTGCTGTTGTATTTTGAGGAGTGTCACAACACCCAGAGGAGGCCATTAACTGTGCAG GTGGAGCCATTATTTGCTCGTCAGATTCTCATTATATGCCAGCAGAGCAGCACCAATCAGATGAGGTCTCACGAGCTCACGCCACTGCTATGGGACCCACTGCCCCACCAACAGCAGGACTACCTAGCAAGTAGTCTGCATGAGCCCAATGGAAACACCCTGCAGGACTGGACACCCTCTACCCAGTCTACAGGGCAGGGGAGACTCAAGAGAGACAGTGAGCTCAGTGACTATTCTCTGAAGACAAGACTCATCACATAG